From Solanum lycopersicum chromosome 4, SLM_r2.1:
ACGGgatcaaaaatatttagattaattatgttgatattatctTTTATCGATTGTTTGATTTATTGTATTAAATGAATTGAATGCATTAAGGTAGAAATAGTAGTACTAAATGAACTATATTAGAACATGATTATTATCTTGTAAGAATAGTAGTAACATTATCTTTTATTGACTCTTTAGTTTGTTTTATTAAGATAGAAGCAGTACAAAATAAACCGTTATAGAACATGaatattatcttataaataaaaatagaagtgaAGATGATGTATAACTAAACATAGACTGAAAAAACACtaccaaacaaaaataaatcatataacaagaaagttaacaaacatatattatttttactaatacCTTCCACCGAACGACTCATAATTTAAACACAAATCCAAATAGTAAATTAAACCActcaatgaaaaagaaaaaaaagacaaaccaaaatacaaaacacttaaaaaaccCTTTTCCACAATTAACATCTTTTAGGTAGCATAATTGATTGGTCCCCCTAGTAAACGTGGCCTTTTATTATTTCCCAATAAATCTTGGCCCATATTTTGTGGGCCAAAATTTGCCTTGTCCATAACCACTTTTAATGCTCTTCTTAATTGCACAAATAGCCCTTCTTTGCATCCATTCTCTAACATTTCTAGCCACAAAATACACTTAATTCTTCCTCCTACTGTTGACATTTCTGCCCTTACAATTTTTCCTTCTACTGTACTCAATGCCCTTCTTAATTCCATCATTATTTCTGGCCTATCCTCACAACACATTGATgcttttattattaaatttctaTCGTCGTTGTTATTATcagtattgttattattactctCGTTACAATAACTTAGGTTTAATTCATCCGATTCACTCGGAAACATTATTTTCGTCATTAATGTCGTGtgatcatcatcgtcgtcgtttTCAgacattgttgttgttgttgttgttgctccTAGTTCTGATGTTGTCTGCTTTAGTTCCCTTACACACCTTACTGCCTCTGCTAGTAAAGAGGCCTTGTCTGTCTGCACAATTTTTGGATGAACAAATCAAGTTAGAGAAAATGATAAATGTGGTCCTTTAGGTTTAGGATACGTTCAAAAATAGTTTCATTTAAGGTGTGTGTCATCAAATTctagaaattgaatttaaatatatttgttgaaaTCGAGTCTATCGAAAATAACATCATTATTCCACGATAATATGAGTAAGATTATCATAtaccttaatttttttcatatcacATTTATAAAACTACACTg
This genomic window contains:
- the LOC101245349 gene encoding transcription factor bHLH30-like, with the translated sequence MAEAKAIAANKSHSEAERRRRKRINGHLATLRNLLPNTIKTDKASLLAEAVRCVRELKQTTSELGATTTTTTMSENDDDDDHTTLMTKIMFPSESDELNLSYCNESNNNNTDNNNDDRNLIIKASMCCEDRPEIMMELRRALSTVEGKIVRAEMSTVGGRIKCILWLEMLENGCKEGLFVQLRRALKVVMDKANFGPQNMGQDLLGNNKRPRLLGGPINYAT